A DNA window from Brassica napus cultivar Da-Ae chromosome A4, Da-Ae, whole genome shotgun sequence contains the following coding sequences:
- the LOC125608177 gene encoding uncharacterized protein LOC125608177, which translates to MFSETKSLGPAWVKEFLLRQESFWDVNDTGMGSWIWRKLLKLRPVARHFIRMEIHNSQTVRFWTDIWHPLGRLIDITGAVGTQKLGVQRSTRVFEVWDGINWNFRRCRDRQLCNMIQQIEQHHLDFDLSTPDVVLWKNSSSDYREWFSAVDTWHLIRHTRPTQEWSKVIWFPQGVPRFSFITWLAVKNRLSTGDRMRTWGHTQGCIFCGEPNETRDHLFFACPYTFTVWIEVVGTLLGRDPDPYWENTLDHLTHHRFDFLTSILIRLVFQVTIYMVWRERNDRKHMKNPRQASQLAKVIDKPVRNRITSTKYTQKPRLRGLLQLWFTAHM; encoded by the coding sequence ATGTTTAGTGAAACCAAATCTCTCGGGCCGGCTTGGGTAAAGGAATTTCTTCTCCGACAAGAGTCTTTCTGGGATGTTAATGACACAGGAATGGGATCATGGATATGGCGAAAGCTACTGAAGCTCCGGCCGGTTGCTCGGCATTTTATTCGTATGGAGATTCATAATAGTCAAACAGTTAGATTCTGGACAGATATTTGGCACCCTTTGGGTCGACTCATAGATATCACTGGTGCAGTTGGTACACAGAAGCTTGGAGTTCAGAGATCAACCCGAGTATTTGAAGTTTGGGATGGGATTAATTGGAACTTCCGCAGATGCCGTGATAGGCAGTTATGCAACATGATCCAACAGATCGAGCAACACCATTTGGATTTTGATCTCTCTACCCCTGATGTAGTATTATGGAAGAACAGTTCATCTGATTATCGGGAGTGGTTCTCAGCAGTGGATACTTGGCATCTAATCAGACACACGCGTCCCACACAAGAGTGGAGTAAAGTGATTTGGTTCCCTCAGGGAGTACCTAGGTTCTCTTTTATAACTTGGCTTGCTGTGAAAAATAGACTATCTACGGGGGATCGTATGAGGACTTGGGGTCACACCCAGGGCTGTATCTTTTGCGGTGAACCGAATGAGACTCGGGACCACCTTTTTTTTGCTTGCCCTTACACGTTTACGGTTTGGATTGAAGTGGTAGGCACGCTGTTGGGAAGAGACCCGGACCCGTACTGGGAGAACACGCTGGATCACTTGACACACCACCGGTTTGATTTCCTTACCTCCATCCTCATACGGCTAGTGTTCCAAGTTACTATCTATATGGTTTGGAGGGAGAGGAATGATAGGAAGCATATGAAGAATCCAAGACAGGCCAGCCAATTGGCAAAGGTCATCGACAAGCCTGTGAGGAACAGGATCACTTCCACAAAGTACACTCAGAAGCCACGCTTGAGAGGCCTACTTCAGCTGTGGTTCACAGCCCACATGTAG
- the LOC125607951 gene encoding disease resistance protein RML1A-like isoform X1 has translation MASSSSAVNIFHVFTSFHGPDVRRGFLSHLQYYFETKGIKMFKDQKIDRGYSIKPELFKAIGESRVCLVLLSKNYASSGWCLDELAEIMRCRETSGKIVMTIFYEVDPSSVRKQKGDFGSTFMKTCQGKDEEVKERWSKALTDVANIEGEHSDNWPTEAEMIQQIAIDVSNKLNLTPSRDFDGMVGLEAHLTSLKSLLCLECDDVKMIGIWGPAGIGKTTIARALYEQPSSSFSFKCFMEDLKGIYKSNGNYDSKLGLQRLLLSRILNDSDIKVHHLGAIKHWLHNQRVLIILDDVDDLEILDVLAKELSWFGPGSRIIVTTEDRQILRAHGIDDIYSVDFPSEEEAREILCLSAFKGASVRDGFEELVDKVAGFCSNLPLGLAVVGSSLRGESKTDWERQLSKIETGLDRKIEDVLRVGYDRLSKKDQALFLHIACFFFFHEDVDRLTTMLAHSNLNVGNGLKTLEEKSMVHRSFYREIVMHSLLQNLGRQIVVEQSEEPGKRQFLIEPKDISNVLANNTGTESLIGIKFDMSNMEKFSISEGAFEGMSSLQFLQIYSQLGQQNENVSCLRIQEDLKYLPRLRLLNWDFYPGKRLPPTFQPERLVELGLQFSNLEKLWDGIQPLANLKKMDLNFSYRLKEIPNLSKATNLETLLLSSCSSLVELPSSIKNLHKLKKLKMKSCKKLRLIPTNINLISLKGVDMDYCSQLETFPDISRNIKTLSARDTKIKDVPASVVGRWSRCRKLEISLERLTHVPQGVTKLDLINSAIKRIPECITGLSHLVDLIVENCTNLGSIPALPPSLKSLNANSCVSLKTVDCSFHNPVNVLTFYNCVELDEDARRGIIQQSVQEYLCLPGKEVPAEFTYKATGKSITIPLAPGGEGAFSASSRFKACFLLSPIKNHRFLSISCRLRGKGGVEINSFSSGARLGDLSPLSEHLFIFHGDLFDRPNRHHEVEVAASEISFEFSCRSNDDKIIECGVQILTEEAEGSSSERELENFETETNITDGGYGSDDGGYELVSMLLSVCKGTKMQKAEGILALCKYVKMQDGDEGSSSSSEVENFEEEKEMINSIFEYLKKKEVENIQNEGNSFDASDELVLSLTFSVCQYIEKKEAEGSSEVNSSNASKELVLAMLYLVGKYIEKKEAEGSSSEVNNGHESNEIVLKRIVFSLLIYIKVKEVDGSSSINRGDASKELVLPVFLYLCEYIKKKEAEGNSSNNQVNNGDASNELLLAMILSASEKIETQEAEVILSQCEDIIKEDAEGSSSSNSEVNSDHASNKLVLSIILRVFQYIIKKEAEGTSSKREEENQSDGAFKVSIDENVVKTNKHTNWLSGLKKLVGLKKKKNKPEELLDP, from the exons ATggcgtcttcttcttctgccgTAAATATATTCCATGTCTTCACCAGCTTTCACGGCCCAGATGTCCGTCGAGGATTTCTCAGTCACTTACAGTATTACTTTGAAACCAAAGGGATCAAAATGTTCAAAGACCAGAAGATCGACAGAGGCTATTCCATCAAACCTGAACTCTTTAAAGCAATTGGAGAATCCAGGGTCTGCCTCGTTCTCCTCTCCAAGAACTACGCTTCTTCGGGCTGGTGTTTAGACGAATTGGCTGAAATCATGAGATGCAGAGAGACTTCAGGGAAGATTGTGATGACGATATTTTACGAAGTTGATCCGTCCAGTGTTCGAAAACAGAAGGGAGACTTCGGGAGCACTTTCATGAAAACTTGTCAAGGGAAAGATGAGGAAGTGAAGGAGAGATGGAGCAAAGCCTTGACTGATGTGGCAAACATTGAAGGAGAACATTCTGACAATTG GCCAACCGAAGCAGAGATGATCCAGCAGATTGCTATAGATGTTTCAAACAAACTGAATCTTACTCCTTCAAGGGATTTTGATGGGATGGTTGGACTTGAAGCTCACTTGACAAGTCTGAAGTCTTTGTTATGCCTGGAGTGTGACGATGTGAAGATGATTGGAATCTGGGGTCCTGCTGGAATTGGTAAGACTACCATTGCTCGAGCTTTATACGAACAACCCTCTAGcagttttagttttaaatgttttatggAGGATCTTAAGGGAATTTATAAGAGCAATGGTAACTATGATTCCAAATTGGGTTTGCAAAGACTACTTCTGTCTAGGATTTTGAACGATAGTGATATAAAGGTACATCATCTAGGTGCAATAAAACATTGGCTACATAATCAAAGAGTGCTTATCATTCTTGATGATGTAGATGATCTAGAGATACTAGATGTGTTGGCCAAAGAACTTTCTTGGTTTGGTCCTGGGAGTAGGATCATTGTTACCACAGAAGATAGACAGATTTTGAGAGCACATGGGATCGATGATATCTACAGTGTGGATTTTCCATCGGAAGAAGAAGCTCGTGAGATCTTATGTTTATCTGCTTTCAAGGGAGCCTCTGTACGAGATGGTTTTGAAGAGCTTGTAGATAAGGTAGCAGGGTTTTGTAGTAATCTTCCATTAGGCCTTGCTGTTGTGGGTTCGTCTTTGCGTGGGGAGAGCAAGACCGACTGGGAACGTCAGTTATCTAAGATCGAAACTGGTCTCGATAGAAAAATTGAAGATGTGTTAAGAGTGGGTTATGACAGATTGTCCAAGAAAGATCAAGCTCTGTTTCTCCACATTGCATGCTTCTTTTTCTTCCACGAGGATGTTGATCGTTTGACAACCATGCTCGCTCACAGTAACTTGAATGTTGGAAATGGGCTTAAGACCTTAGAGGAGAAGTCTATGGTGCATCGATCTTTTTATAGAGAGATAGTGATGCACTCTCTACTTCAAAATTTGGGTAGACAAATAGTTGTCGAACAGTCTGAGGAGCCCGGGAAACGTCAGTTTTTAATAGAGCCCAAAGATATTTCTAATGTACTGGCGAATAACACA GGTACTGAATCTCTTATAGGTATAAAATTTGATATGAGTAACATGGAGAAGTTTAGTATAAGTGAGGGAGCCTTTGAAGGAATGAGCAGTCTCCAGTTCTTACAGATTTACTCACAACTGGGCCAGCAAAACGAAAATGTTAGCTGCCTACGCATACAGGAGGACTTGAAATATCTACCTCGTCTAAGGTTACTAAATTGGGATTTTTACCCGGGAAAACGTCTTCCTCCAACATTTCAGCCGGAACGTCTTGTTGAACTCGGTCTGCAATTTAGCAATCTCGAGAAGCTCTGGGATGGAATACAG CCACTTGCAAATCTCAAGAAGATGGATTTGAACTTCTCCTATAGGTTGAAAGAAATCCCAAATCTTTCAAAGGCTACTAATCTTGAGACGCTGTTACTTTCTTCTTGCTCAAGTTTGGTGGAGCTTCCCTCCTCTATCAAGAATCTACACAAACTGAAAAAGTTGAAGATGAAGAGCTGCAAAAAGCTACGACTTATTCCCACAAACATCAACTTAATATCGCTTAAGGGAGTCGACATGGATTATTGCTCGCAATTGGAAACTTTTCCAGATATCTCGCGGAACATCAAGACTCTCAGCGCAAGAGACACAAAGATAAAAGACGTCCCTGCATCAGTTGTTGGACGTTGGTCTCGTTGTCGGAAGCTTGAGATAAGCCTCGAGAGATTAACACATGTCCCACAAGGTGTAACGAAGCTAGACCTAATCAACAGTGCCATAAAGAGGATTCCAGAGTGCATCACTGGTCTCTCGCATCTAGTGGATCTCATCGTCGAAAACTGCACAAACCTCGGGTCAATTCCGGCTCTTCCCCCTTCGCTCAAGTCCCTGAATGCAAACAGTTGTGTATCACTCAAGACAGTAGATTGCTCTTTCCACAACCCAGTCAATGTCCTCACGTTCTACAACTGTGTGGAACTGGATGAAGATGCAAGAAGAGGAATCATACAACAATCGGTTCAGGAGTATCTATGCTTACCAGGTAAAGAAGTCCCTGCAGAGTTCACTTACAAAGCCACAGGAAAGTCCATAACCATCCCTCTGGCTCCCGGTGGTGAGGGAGCTTTCTCAGCTTCCTCAAGATTTAAGGCTTGCTTCCTGCTTTCACCAATCAAGAACCACCGATTTCTTTCTATAAGTTGTCGTCTAAGAGGCAAAGGAGGTGTCGAAATTAACAGCTTTTCCAGTGGTGCACGGCTTGGCGATCTGTCTCCTCTATCAGAGCATCTGTTTATATTTCATGGTGACTTGTTTGATCGACCAAACAGGCACCATGAAGTCGAAGTGGCAGCAAGCGAAATTTCATTTGAGTTCAGCTGCAGGTCCAACGATGACAAGATTATTGAGTGTGGTGTACAAATCTTGACGGAGGAAGCTGAGGGTAGCAGCAGCGAAAGAGAATTAGAGAACTTTGAAACTGAGACTAACATCACCGATGGTGGCTATGGCAGCGACGATGGTGGCTATGAATTAGTATCGATGCTTCTCTCTGTATGTAAAGGCACTAAAATGCAGAAGGCTGAGGGTATTCTCGCTCTATGTAAATACGTTAAAATGCAGGATGGTGATGAgggcagcagcagcagcagcgaaGTGGAAAACTTTGAAGAGGAAAAAGAGATGATTAACTCAATATTTGAATACCTTAAAAAGAAGGAAGTGGAAAACATTCAAAATGAGGGTAACAGTTTCGACGCGAGCGATGAATTAGTACTATCGTTGACTTTCTCTGTATGTCAATACATTGAAAAGAAGGAAGCTGAGGGTAGCAGCGAAGTGAACAGCAGCAACGCCAGCAAGGAATTAGTACTAGCTATGCTTTACTTGGTAGGTAAATACATTGAAAAGAAGGAAGCTGAGGGTAGCAGCAGCGAAGTGAACAACGGCCACGAGAGCAATGAAATAGTACTAAAAAGGATTGTTTTCTCTCTACTTATATACATTAAAGTGAAGGAGGTTGACGGTAGCAGCAGCATCAACAGGGGCGATGCGAGCAAGGAATTAGTACTACCGGTTTTTCTCTATCTATGTGAATACATTAAAAAGAAGGAAGCTGAGGGTAACAGTAGCAACAACCAAGTGAACAATGGCGATGCGAGCAATGAATTACTACTAGCGATGATTCTCTCTGCAAGTGAAAAAATTGAAACGCAGGAAGCTGAGGTTATTCTCTCTCAGTGTGAAGACATTATAAAGGAGGATGCTGAAggtagcagcagcagcaacagcgAAGTGAATAGCGACCATGCGAGCAATAAATTAGTACTATCGATTATTCTCCGTGTATTTCAATACATTATAAAGAAGGAAGCAGAAGGTACCAGTAGCAAAAGAGAAGAGGAAAACCAGAGTGACGGAGCCTTTAAAGTCTCTATAGACGAAAACGTCGTCAAAACCAATAAGCATACAAATTGGTTGAGTGGACTTAAGAAGCTAGTtggtctgaagaagaagaagaataagccGGAAGAACTTTTAGATCCATAA
- the LOC125607951 gene encoding disease resistance protein RML1A-like isoform X2: MASSSSAVNIFHVFTSFHGPDVRRGFLSHLQYYFETKGIKMFKDQKIDRGYSIKPELFKAIGESRVCLVLLSKNYASSGWCLDELAEIMRCRETSGKIVMTIFYEVDPSSVRKQKGDFGSTFMKTCQGKDEEVKERWSKALTDVANIEGEHSDNWPTEAEMIQQIAIDVSNKLNLTPSRDFDGMVGLEAHLTSLKSLLCLECDDVKMIGIWGPAGIDDLEILDVLAKELSWFGPGSRIIVTTEDRQILRAHGIDDIYSVDFPSEEEAREILCLSAFKGASVRDGFEELVDKVAGFCSNLPLGLAVVGSSLRGESKTDWERQLSKIETGLDRKIEDVLRVGYDRLSKKDQALFLHIACFFFFHEDVDRLTTMLAHSNLNVGNGLKTLEEKSMVHRSFYREIVMHSLLQNLGRQIVVEQSEEPGKRQFLIEPKDISNVLANNTGTESLIGIKFDMSNMEKFSISEGAFEGMSSLQFLQIYSQLGQQNENVSCLRIQEDLKYLPRLRLLNWDFYPGKRLPPTFQPERLVELGLQFSNLEKLWDGIQPLANLKKMDLNFSYRLKEIPNLSKATNLETLLLSSCSSLVELPSSIKNLHKLKKLKMKSCKKLRLIPTNINLISLKGVDMDYCSQLETFPDISRNIKTLSARDTKIKDVPASVVGRWSRCRKLEISLERLTHVPQGVTKLDLINSAIKRIPECITGLSHLVDLIVENCTNLGSIPALPPSLKSLNANSCVSLKTVDCSFHNPVNVLTFYNCVELDEDARRGIIQQSVQEYLCLPGKEVPAEFTYKATGKSITIPLAPGGEGAFSASSRFKACFLLSPIKNHRFLSISCRLRGKGGVEINSFSSGARLGDLSPLSEHLFIFHGDLFDRPNRHHEVEVAASEISFEFSCRSNDDKIIECGVQILTEEAEGSSSERELENFETETNITDGGYGSDDGGYELVSMLLSVCKGTKMQKAEGILALCKYVKMQDGDEGSSSSSEVENFEEEKEMINSIFEYLKKKEVENIQNEGNSFDASDELVLSLTFSVCQYIEKKEAEGSSEVNSSNASKELVLAMLYLVGKYIEKKEAEGSSSEVNNGHESNEIVLKRIVFSLLIYIKVKEVDGSSSINRGDASKELVLPVFLYLCEYIKKKEAEGNSSNNQVNNGDASNELLLAMILSASEKIETQEAEVILSQCEDIIKEDAEGSSSSNSEVNSDHASNKLVLSIILRVFQYIIKKEAEGTSSKREEENQSDGAFKVSIDENVVKTNKHTNWLSGLKKLVGLKKKKNKPEELLDP; encoded by the exons ATggcgtcttcttcttctgccgTAAATATATTCCATGTCTTCACCAGCTTTCACGGCCCAGATGTCCGTCGAGGATTTCTCAGTCACTTACAGTATTACTTTGAAACCAAAGGGATCAAAATGTTCAAAGACCAGAAGATCGACAGAGGCTATTCCATCAAACCTGAACTCTTTAAAGCAATTGGAGAATCCAGGGTCTGCCTCGTTCTCCTCTCCAAGAACTACGCTTCTTCGGGCTGGTGTTTAGACGAATTGGCTGAAATCATGAGATGCAGAGAGACTTCAGGGAAGATTGTGATGACGATATTTTACGAAGTTGATCCGTCCAGTGTTCGAAAACAGAAGGGAGACTTCGGGAGCACTTTCATGAAAACTTGTCAAGGGAAAGATGAGGAAGTGAAGGAGAGATGGAGCAAAGCCTTGACTGATGTGGCAAACATTGAAGGAGAACATTCTGACAATTG GCCAACCGAAGCAGAGATGATCCAGCAGATTGCTATAGATGTTTCAAACAAACTGAATCTTACTCCTTCAAGGGATTTTGATGGGATGGTTGGACTTGAAGCTCACTTGACAAGTCTGAAGTCTTTGTTATGCCTGGAGTGTGACGATGTGAAGATGATTGGAATCTGGGGTCCTGCTGGAATTG ATGATCTAGAGATACTAGATGTGTTGGCCAAAGAACTTTCTTGGTTTGGTCCTGGGAGTAGGATCATTGTTACCACAGAAGATAGACAGATTTTGAGAGCACATGGGATCGATGATATCTACAGTGTGGATTTTCCATCGGAAGAAGAAGCTCGTGAGATCTTATGTTTATCTGCTTTCAAGGGAGCCTCTGTACGAGATGGTTTTGAAGAGCTTGTAGATAAGGTAGCAGGGTTTTGTAGTAATCTTCCATTAGGCCTTGCTGTTGTGGGTTCGTCTTTGCGTGGGGAGAGCAAGACCGACTGGGAACGTCAGTTATCTAAGATCGAAACTGGTCTCGATAGAAAAATTGAAGATGTGTTAAGAGTGGGTTATGACAGATTGTCCAAGAAAGATCAAGCTCTGTTTCTCCACATTGCATGCTTCTTTTTCTTCCACGAGGATGTTGATCGTTTGACAACCATGCTCGCTCACAGTAACTTGAATGTTGGAAATGGGCTTAAGACCTTAGAGGAGAAGTCTATGGTGCATCGATCTTTTTATAGAGAGATAGTGATGCACTCTCTACTTCAAAATTTGGGTAGACAAATAGTTGTCGAACAGTCTGAGGAGCCCGGGAAACGTCAGTTTTTAATAGAGCCCAAAGATATTTCTAATGTACTGGCGAATAACACA GGTACTGAATCTCTTATAGGTATAAAATTTGATATGAGTAACATGGAGAAGTTTAGTATAAGTGAGGGAGCCTTTGAAGGAATGAGCAGTCTCCAGTTCTTACAGATTTACTCACAACTGGGCCAGCAAAACGAAAATGTTAGCTGCCTACGCATACAGGAGGACTTGAAATATCTACCTCGTCTAAGGTTACTAAATTGGGATTTTTACCCGGGAAAACGTCTTCCTCCAACATTTCAGCCGGAACGTCTTGTTGAACTCGGTCTGCAATTTAGCAATCTCGAGAAGCTCTGGGATGGAATACAG CCACTTGCAAATCTCAAGAAGATGGATTTGAACTTCTCCTATAGGTTGAAAGAAATCCCAAATCTTTCAAAGGCTACTAATCTTGAGACGCTGTTACTTTCTTCTTGCTCAAGTTTGGTGGAGCTTCCCTCCTCTATCAAGAATCTACACAAACTGAAAAAGTTGAAGATGAAGAGCTGCAAAAAGCTACGACTTATTCCCACAAACATCAACTTAATATCGCTTAAGGGAGTCGACATGGATTATTGCTCGCAATTGGAAACTTTTCCAGATATCTCGCGGAACATCAAGACTCTCAGCGCAAGAGACACAAAGATAAAAGACGTCCCTGCATCAGTTGTTGGACGTTGGTCTCGTTGTCGGAAGCTTGAGATAAGCCTCGAGAGATTAACACATGTCCCACAAGGTGTAACGAAGCTAGACCTAATCAACAGTGCCATAAAGAGGATTCCAGAGTGCATCACTGGTCTCTCGCATCTAGTGGATCTCATCGTCGAAAACTGCACAAACCTCGGGTCAATTCCGGCTCTTCCCCCTTCGCTCAAGTCCCTGAATGCAAACAGTTGTGTATCACTCAAGACAGTAGATTGCTCTTTCCACAACCCAGTCAATGTCCTCACGTTCTACAACTGTGTGGAACTGGATGAAGATGCAAGAAGAGGAATCATACAACAATCGGTTCAGGAGTATCTATGCTTACCAGGTAAAGAAGTCCCTGCAGAGTTCACTTACAAAGCCACAGGAAAGTCCATAACCATCCCTCTGGCTCCCGGTGGTGAGGGAGCTTTCTCAGCTTCCTCAAGATTTAAGGCTTGCTTCCTGCTTTCACCAATCAAGAACCACCGATTTCTTTCTATAAGTTGTCGTCTAAGAGGCAAAGGAGGTGTCGAAATTAACAGCTTTTCCAGTGGTGCACGGCTTGGCGATCTGTCTCCTCTATCAGAGCATCTGTTTATATTTCATGGTGACTTGTTTGATCGACCAAACAGGCACCATGAAGTCGAAGTGGCAGCAAGCGAAATTTCATTTGAGTTCAGCTGCAGGTCCAACGATGACAAGATTATTGAGTGTGGTGTACAAATCTTGACGGAGGAAGCTGAGGGTAGCAGCAGCGAAAGAGAATTAGAGAACTTTGAAACTGAGACTAACATCACCGATGGTGGCTATGGCAGCGACGATGGTGGCTATGAATTAGTATCGATGCTTCTCTCTGTATGTAAAGGCACTAAAATGCAGAAGGCTGAGGGTATTCTCGCTCTATGTAAATACGTTAAAATGCAGGATGGTGATGAgggcagcagcagcagcagcgaaGTGGAAAACTTTGAAGAGGAAAAAGAGATGATTAACTCAATATTTGAATACCTTAAAAAGAAGGAAGTGGAAAACATTCAAAATGAGGGTAACAGTTTCGACGCGAGCGATGAATTAGTACTATCGTTGACTTTCTCTGTATGTCAATACATTGAAAAGAAGGAAGCTGAGGGTAGCAGCGAAGTGAACAGCAGCAACGCCAGCAAGGAATTAGTACTAGCTATGCTTTACTTGGTAGGTAAATACATTGAAAAGAAGGAAGCTGAGGGTAGCAGCAGCGAAGTGAACAACGGCCACGAGAGCAATGAAATAGTACTAAAAAGGATTGTTTTCTCTCTACTTATATACATTAAAGTGAAGGAGGTTGACGGTAGCAGCAGCATCAACAGGGGCGATGCGAGCAAGGAATTAGTACTACCGGTTTTTCTCTATCTATGTGAATACATTAAAAAGAAGGAAGCTGAGGGTAACAGTAGCAACAACCAAGTGAACAATGGCGATGCGAGCAATGAATTACTACTAGCGATGATTCTCTCTGCAAGTGAAAAAATTGAAACGCAGGAAGCTGAGGTTATTCTCTCTCAGTGTGAAGACATTATAAAGGAGGATGCTGAAggtagcagcagcagcaacagcgAAGTGAATAGCGACCATGCGAGCAATAAATTAGTACTATCGATTATTCTCCGTGTATTTCAATACATTATAAAGAAGGAAGCAGAAGGTACCAGTAGCAAAAGAGAAGAGGAAAACCAGAGTGACGGAGCCTTTAAAGTCTCTATAGACGAAAACGTCGTCAAAACCAATAAGCATACAAATTGGTTGAGTGGACTTAAGAAGCTAGTtggtctgaagaagaagaagaataagccGGAAGAACTTTTAGATCCATAA